GCCGACGACGGGATAGGGCTTGGGGCCGGGCACGGGCCGGTGGAGCGCCGGGGCAGCTGAAGACGGCACCTCGCCCTGAACCACCAGCCGCAGCCGCGTGCCGGCAGGCACGCTGTCATCAAGGGCGATGGTGACCCCATCCGCCGTCTCCACATGGAAAGCGGTCTCGCCCGAGAGGCCCGCCGCCCCGCGCACGGCGGCCAGCACCGCCTCCCGGCTCGCGCCCGGAAACCAGCCGACCCGGACGGTGCCGGCCGCAAGGCCGAGGTCCACGCTCTTCAGGGCCGGAGGCGTCGAGGTCTCGGACATGGTGTCTCCATCGGGGCTTCGCAGAGCCCCTTCGCGGGCAGCGATGGCGAAAGCGGCGGCATGGCGTCAGACGCCGGAACGGGCTTGGGCGCGGCGGACCATGGCTTCGATGGCGTCCACCGTGTGGCCCATGTCCGCTTCCGTGTCCATGGATGCGGCCACCGCCTTGGCGCGGGCGGCCATGGCAGCATCGGTGAGGACGGCGGCGAGGCTGCGCTCCAGGGTCTCCCGGTTGACGCGCGTGTGGGACAGCACCGCGCCGACGCCCATGCGGCGCAGGCGCTCGGCATTGTCCGGCTGGTCGAAACCGACCGGGATGGTCAGGACGGGCACGCCCGCGCGCAGCGCCTCGGCGCAGCCGCCAACCCCGCCATGCTGCACCACCGCCGCCGCATGGGGGAACAGGCTCCCGTGGGGGGCATAGTCCAGTGCCAGCACCTGATCCGCCGGGGCGCGGGGCGGCGGGTTCTTGCCCATGAGGAGAATGGCCCGCCGGCCGAGGGCGAGCGCCGTATCGGCCGCCACCTGATAGAAATCCTGAGCCAGATGCACGACGGTGGTGCCGAGCGTGAAGACAACCGGTGCCGGACCTGCCGCCAGAAAGGCCTCGATGCGTGCGGCCGTCTCGGGCGACGGGGTCTGCGCAAGGAAGGGGAAGCCCGTCTGCACCGAGGCCGCCGGCCAGTCCCGCTGGAGCGCGCCGAAGGCAGGGGAAAACAGCGCCAGCACCAGATGGGGCGAGAACTTGCCCTCGAAGATGATGTTGCCGGTGTGCACGCCCAGTTCCTCCTGAAGCGCCAGCAGGGGCTGCGCCCAGGCGTTGGTGGCGCGGCGCATGAGCCGGAACAGCAGCCGCTGCGGCCAGGTGCCGAGATGGCGCAGGTGATAGGCGGCCGGAAAGCGGGTGAGCACGCACGGGTCGAGCGCCGACATCAGCGTGGTGGGGGCGAGCATGGCATTGGCCCATGGCAGGCCGAGCTTGGCCGCCACAAGGGGCGCCACATAGATGAGTTCCCCCACCACCATCGCGTCCGCGCCCTGTGCGGCGGCGAGCAGGTCCGCATAGGTTTCGCGCGCATGGGGAAAGATGGTCTCGGCGAGCAGGCGCTTTCCGCCGTGCACCGGGTCGCCGAAAATGTAGGTCAGCACCTCGGGCGGGAAATCGGGCCGCAGGGGATGGAACGGC
The Azorhizobium caulinodans ORS 571 genome window above contains:
- a CDS encoding glycosyltransferase, whose translation is MRILFASLGSLGDLFPMLAMAQALRARGHTPAIAAPAAYEARITALGLPFHPLRPDFPPEVLTYIFGDPVHGGKRLLAETIFPHARETYADLLAAAQGADAMVVGELIYVAPLVAAKLGLPWANAMLAPTTLMSALDPCVLTRFPAAYHLRHLGTWPQRLLFRLMRRATNAWAQPLLALQEELGVHTGNIIFEGKFSPHLVLALFSPAFGALQRDWPAASVQTGFPFLAQTPSPETAARIEAFLAAGPAPVVFTLGTTVVHLAQDFYQVAADTALALGRRAILLMGKNPPPRAPADQVLALDYAPHGSLFPHAAAVVQHGGVGGCAEALRAGVPVLTIPVGFDQPDNAERLRRMGVGAVLSHTRVNRETLERSLAAVLTDAAMAARAKAVAASMDTEADMGHTVDAIEAMVRRAQARSGV